From Medicago truncatula cultivar Jemalong A17 chromosome 7, MtrunA17r5.0-ANR, whole genome shotgun sequence, a single genomic window includes:
- the LOC11440049 gene encoding chalcone synthase, with translation MVTVEEIRKAQRSNGPATILAFGTATPSHCVTQAEYPDYYFRITNSEHMTDLKEKFKRMCEKSMIKKRYMHITEEFLKENPNMCAYMAPSLDARQDLVVVEVPKLGKDAAKKAIAEWGQPKSKITHVVFCTTSGVDMPGADYQLTKLLGLKPSVKRLMMYQQGCFAGGTVLRLAKDLAENNKNARVLVVCSEITAVTFRGPSDTHLDSLVGQALFGDGAAAMIIGADPDLTVERPIFEIVSAAQTILPDSDGAIDGHLREVGLTFHLLKDVPGIISKNIEKSLVEAFAPIGISDWNSIFWVAHPGGPAILDQVEEKLRLKEEKLRSTRHVLSEYGNMSSACVLFILDEMRKRSKEEGKITTGEGLEWGVLFGFGPGLTVETVVLHSVPVQG, from the exons ATGGTGACTGTGGAGGAGATTCGTAAGGCTCAACGTTCCAATGGCCCTGCCACTATCTTGGCTTTTGGCACTGCCACTCCTTCTCACTGTGTCACTCAAGCTGAATATCCTGATTACTACTTTCGTATCACCAACAGTGAGCACATGACTGACCTTAAGGAAAAATTCAAGCGCATGT GTGAAAAATCGATGATAAAGAAACGTTACATGCACATAACAGAAGAATTTCTGAAAGAGAATCCAAACATGTGTGCATACATGGCACCATCACTAGACGCAAGACAAGATTTAGTGGTAGTGGAAGTACCAAAGCTAGGTAAAGATGCTGCAAAAAAAGCCATAGCTGAATGGGGTCAACCAAAATCCAAAATCACCCACGTAGTTTTCTGCACAACTTCTGGTGTAGACATGCCGGGTGCCGATTACCAACTCACTAAACTCTTAGGCCTAAAACCATCTGTCAAACGTCTCATGATGTATCAACAAGGTTGTTTCGCAGGCGGCACAGTTCTCCGCTTAGCGAAAGATCTTGCTGAGAATAACAAAAATGCAAGAGTTCTTGTTGTTTGTTCTGAAATCACTGCAGTTACTTTCCGTGGTCCATCAGATACTCATTTAGATTCACTTGTAGGACAGGCGCTCTTCGGTGATGGAGCCGCAGCAATGATTATTGGTGCGGATCCAGATTTAACCGTGGAGCGTCCGATTTTTGAGATTGTCTCGGCTGCTCAGACTATTCTTCCTGATTCTGATGGCGCGATTGACGGACATCTCCGTGAAGTTGGGCTCACTTTTCATCTTCTCAAAGATGTTCCTGGAATTATCTCAAAGAATATTGAAAAGAGTTTGGTTGAGGCTTTTGCACCAATTGGAATAAGTGATTGGAATTCGATCTTTTGGGTTGCACATCCAGGTGGACCGGCTATTTTAGACCAGGTTGAAGAAAAACTCCGTCTTAAGGAGGAGAAACTCCGGTCCACCCGGCACGTGCTTAGTGAATATGGAAATATGTCGAGTGCttgtgttttgtttattttggatGAAATGAGAAAGAGGTCTAAGGAGGAAGGAAAGATTACAACCGGTGAAGGGTTGGAATGGGGTGTTTTGTTTGGGTTTGGACCGGGTTTAACCGTTGAGACAGTTGTGCTTCATAGTGTTCCGGTTCAGGGTTAA